In the genome of Bradyrhizobium sp. CIAT3101, one region contains:
- a CDS encoding helix-turn-helix transcriptional regulator encodes MRQVSVEEFSDIIGDIYDCVIAPEHWTDVLEGICAKLGFATGALSVASLTNMKAAVNAVSGSNLAEMAQNAIGYGPEIIELWGGAARIQQYPLGEPIVQSQAVRQDIIAANRYYREWALPKGLFDAVAVGLVRDRAMVGNAIFSQHQSAGPIEDAQLGGLRLLTPHIRRAVTISNLFDMKSVEAATFSATVEALTVGVVLVDQDAKIVHSNATATAMLAAEDPIMVRQGRIAAPSATATSSLHQAIAQAAKDEAALGQKGIGIPILRDSGDPLVIHVLPLRRGHMRAGLIQRAAAALFVATASGPPQMSHVALNQLYDLTPAEIRIFELICEGHTRDAISGLLGVSVATVKSHLLHVFEKTGRRRQVDLVRLAKSLTFPV; translated from the coding sequence ATGCGACAGGTTTCGGTCGAAGAATTCTCGGATATCATCGGCGATATCTACGATTGCGTCATCGCCCCCGAACACTGGACCGACGTTCTGGAGGGGATTTGCGCCAAGCTCGGCTTCGCCACCGGCGCACTCTCGGTCGCCAGCCTCACCAACATGAAGGCCGCGGTCAACGCAGTCTCCGGATCCAACCTGGCTGAGATGGCCCAAAATGCGATCGGCTATGGGCCTGAGATCATCGAGCTTTGGGGCGGCGCCGCGCGCATTCAGCAATACCCGCTCGGAGAACCCATCGTTCAATCCCAGGCCGTCCGGCAGGACATCATCGCTGCCAATCGCTATTATCGCGAATGGGCCCTCCCCAAGGGCCTGTTCGACGCCGTCGCTGTCGGCCTCGTTCGCGACCGGGCGATGGTCGGCAACGCGATCTTCAGCCAGCATCAATCGGCCGGTCCCATCGAGGATGCGCAGCTCGGAGGGTTGCGGCTGCTGACGCCGCACATCCGCCGTGCCGTCACCATCAGCAATCTGTTCGACATGAAGAGCGTGGAGGCCGCGACATTCTCCGCGACGGTGGAAGCGCTGACGGTCGGCGTCGTGCTTGTCGACCAGGATGCGAAGATCGTCCACAGCAACGCCACGGCCACCGCAATGCTCGCGGCCGAAGACCCGATCATGGTCCGACAGGGCCGGATTGCGGCTCCGTCCGCGACCGCGACCAGCTCATTGCATCAGGCGATCGCACAGGCGGCGAAGGACGAGGCGGCGCTCGGCCAGAAAGGCATCGGCATCCCGATCCTTCGCGACAGCGGCGACCCGCTCGTCATCCACGTGCTGCCGCTGCGGCGCGGCCACATGCGCGCCGGGCTGATCCAACGCGCGGCCGCCGCCCTGTTCGTGGCGACAGCCTCCGGCCCGCCGCAGATGTCCCACGTCGCCCTCAACCAGCTCTACGATCTGACGCCGGCCGAGATCCGCATCTTCGAGCTGATTTGCGAGGGCCACACGCGCGACGCGATCTCGGGGTTGCTCGGCGTCTCCGTCGCCACCGTGAAGAGCCATTTGCTCCATGTGTTCGAGAAGACGGGACGCCGCCGCCAGGTCGATCTGGTCAGGCTGGCAAAGTCGCTGACATTTCCGGTGTGA
- a CDS encoding LysR family transcriptional regulator: MRIDFLGLQAFVSVAERGSFLRAAAHLNLSQTALSHRMKKFEEDLGVALFVRTTRQVSLTPAGLELLPKACALLDELSDTLEGVRGQGAKKVERVTIGCLPTIAAYQLPRVLRDFSAAYPNVSVKIYDNSAREIAQLVQSGTAEFGLTIVSPNVADVEVKVLAKEPFVLLCAKDDPLAKRRFINWSQLGNAPLIRISPQAGNRVLIDDALGHRREKLNWRYEVQHLQTAVGMVLSHVGIAIVPKIAGSLPGVAGLAAVPLRNPSIHRSLGVITRRDRPLSRTAQALLHMVRQHFVSLLR, from the coding sequence ATGCGGATCGACTTTCTGGGCCTGCAGGCCTTCGTCAGCGTAGCCGAGCGCGGCAGCTTTCTGCGCGCCGCCGCCCATCTCAATCTGTCGCAGACGGCGCTTAGCCACCGGATGAAGAAGTTCGAGGAGGACCTCGGCGTCGCGCTGTTCGTGCGCACGACGCGGCAGGTCTCGCTCACGCCGGCCGGCCTCGAATTGCTGCCGAAAGCCTGCGCGCTGCTCGACGAATTATCCGACACGCTCGAAGGCGTGCGCGGGCAAGGCGCCAAGAAGGTCGAGCGCGTCACCATCGGGTGCCTGCCGACGATCGCGGCCTACCAGCTGCCGCGGGTGCTGCGCGACTTCAGCGCGGCCTATCCGAACGTATCGGTGAAGATCTACGACAATTCGGCGCGCGAGATCGCGCAGCTCGTGCAATCCGGCACCGCCGAGTTCGGCCTGACCATCGTGTCGCCGAACGTCGCCGACGTTGAGGTCAAGGTGTTGGCCAAGGAGCCCTTCGTGCTGCTGTGCGCCAAGGACGACCCGCTGGCCAAGCGCCGCTTCATCAACTGGTCGCAGCTCGGCAATGCGCCGCTGATCCGGATCAGTCCGCAGGCGGGCAACCGCGTGCTGATCGACGATGCGCTCGGGCACCGCCGCGAGAAGCTGAACTGGCGCTACGAAGTCCAGCACCTCCAGACCGCGGTCGGGATGGTGCTGTCGCATGTCGGCATCGCCATCGTGCCCAAGATCGCCGGTAGCCTGCCGGGCGTCGCCGGCCTCGCTGCCGTGCCGCTGCGCAACCCCAGCATTCACCGCAGCCTCGGCGTCATCACCCGGCGCGACAGACCCCTGTCGCGCACCGCACAGGCTCTGCTACATATGGTGCGCCAGCATTTCGTCTCATTGTTGCGGTGA
- a CDS encoding ABC transporter permease codes for MRSIFLQILAVTTINLKSLPQRLWLSLATVIAVGLVVTVLLAFLSMANGFRRTIADSGAEDVAVVLRSGAVSEINSVVLRDQVRLIEDGPGIARGPDGKPQTSAELYLTVNGIKRSTGTKASLPLRGLGPQGPALRRGVVMTAGRMFNPGSNEIIVGRALGKEFEGFELDQTVTFNNTRWTVVGIFGADGSVFESEIWADLPVLQSLFKRAGSVQTVRARLTSPAAIETLRAYSDTDPRLKLDVMSEAAYFAQQASNTSDLIQKLGWPLAIAMAFGSLAGALNTMYSSVATRATEIATLRAIGFGGFSTFIGTMVESLILAAVGGVIGAAATYLVFDGFTASTMGASFSQVVFNFQLSPRLIGQGLLLALVVGLIGGLFPALRAARMPIVTGLYG; via the coding sequence ATGCGCTCGATCTTCCTGCAGATCCTGGCGGTCACCACCATCAATCTCAAGAGCCTGCCACAGCGCCTGTGGCTGTCGCTGGCGACGGTGATCGCGGTCGGCCTCGTCGTCACGGTACTCCTGGCGTTTCTCTCCATGGCCAATGGATTCCGCCGCACCATCGCGGATTCCGGCGCGGAGGATGTCGCCGTGGTGTTGCGCAGCGGCGCGGTTTCGGAGATCAACAGTGTCGTCCTGCGCGACCAGGTCCGGCTGATCGAGGACGGTCCCGGCATTGCCAGGGGACCCGACGGCAAGCCGCAGACGTCCGCCGAGCTCTATCTGACGGTCAATGGGATCAAGCGCAGCACCGGGACCAAGGCGAGCCTGCCGCTGCGCGGCCTCGGCCCGCAGGGCCCCGCGCTGCGTCGTGGCGTCGTCATGACCGCGGGCCGGATGTTCAATCCGGGCAGCAACGAGATCATCGTCGGCAGGGCGCTGGGCAAGGAATTCGAAGGTTTCGAGCTCGACCAGACGGTGACCTTCAACAACACGCGGTGGACGGTGGTCGGAATCTTCGGCGCCGACGGCAGCGTGTTCGAATCGGAGATCTGGGCCGATCTGCCGGTGCTGCAGAGCCTGTTCAAGCGTGCCGGCTCGGTCCAGACCGTCCGCGCGCGGCTGACCAGCCCGGCCGCGATCGAGACGTTGCGCGCATACAGCGACACCGATCCGCGCCTCAAGCTCGACGTGATGTCGGAGGCCGCCTATTTCGCCCAGCAGGCGTCGAATACGTCGGACCTGATCCAGAAGCTCGGCTGGCCCCTGGCGATCGCGATGGCATTCGGCTCGCTGGCGGGCGCGCTCAACACCATGTATTCCTCGGTCGCGACACGCGCGACCGAGATCGCGACCCTGCGCGCCATCGGGTTCGGCGGCTTCTCGACATTCATCGGCACGATGGTCGAGTCGCTGATCCTGGCCGCGGTCGGCGGCGTGATCGGGGCCGCAGCCACCTATCTCGTCTTTGACGGCTTCACGGCCTCGACGATGGGCGCAAGCTTCAGCCAGGTGGTGTTCAACTTCCAGCTCAGTCCGCGGCTGATCGGCCAGGGCCTGCTGCTCGCGCTCGTGGTCGGCCTGATCGGCGGACTGTTTCCCGCTCTCCGAGCCGCCCGCATGCCGATCGTCACCGGGCTCTATGGCTGA
- a CDS encoding NAD(P)/FAD-dependent oxidoreductase, translated as MSDTPEHIVIVGAGAAGLMAARELARAGKRVTILEARDRCGGRIHPLPASEFGYAADGGAEFVHGEAPVTRGLAREAGLTVRTIGGAQWSFDGTDFSRESPRDPYDERLHAAVKDLTDDLTVADFLRRHFAGPEYARLRHDVERMVEGYDAADPERASILALRDEWMNDGHATQARLDGGYGGLIDFLEAGSRKSGVAIQLSAVVTAIEESGGKLAIRCAGGAAQLCDRVIVTVPLPLLREIALPPAARAKAAAADDIGFGSVIKILLRFKRPWWRERREELADMLFLLSDETIPVWWTQRPDQHPVLTGWFGGPRTAELSHLDSPELIDAAISSLAAIFGIPREDIAREVVAASATNWAHDRFARGAYSWATPRTRAAQESLARADGPVLFSGEALYRGRDMGTVEAALASGLETAGFILQR; from the coding sequence ATGTCGGACACGCCGGAGCATATCGTCATTGTCGGCGCAGGCGCGGCCGGCCTGATGGCGGCCCGCGAGCTTGCGCGTGCCGGCAAGCGGGTCACGATCCTGGAGGCGCGCGACCGCTGCGGCGGACGTATCCATCCGCTGCCGGCGTCGGAGTTCGGCTATGCCGCCGACGGCGGCGCCGAGTTCGTTCATGGCGAGGCGCCGGTCACGCGCGGCCTCGCGCGCGAAGCCGGGTTGACGGTGCGGACGATCGGCGGCGCGCAGTGGAGCTTTGACGGTACAGACTTCTCGCGGGAGAGCCCGCGCGATCCCTATGACGAGAGGCTTCATGCCGCCGTGAAGGATCTGACGGACGATCTCACCGTCGCCGATTTCCTGCGCCGGCATTTCGCCGGACCTGAGTACGCACGCCTGCGGCATGATGTCGAACGCATGGTCGAGGGCTACGATGCCGCCGACCCCGAGCGCGCCTCGATACTGGCGCTGCGCGACGAATGGATGAATGACGGACACGCGACACAGGCGCGTCTCGACGGCGGCTATGGCGGCCTGATCGACTTTCTGGAAGCCGGGAGCCGCAAGTCAGGCGTTGCCATTCAGCTCAGTGCCGTGGTCACCGCGATCGAGGAAAGCGGTGGCAAGCTCGCGATCCGCTGCGCGGGCGGCGCGGCGCAACTCTGCGATCGCGTGATCGTCACCGTGCCGCTGCCGTTGCTGCGCGAGATCGCGCTGCCACCAGCCGCACGCGCGAAGGCCGCAGCCGCCGACGACATCGGCTTCGGTAGCGTCATCAAGATCCTGCTGCGATTTAAGCGGCCATGGTGGCGCGAGCGGCGCGAAGAGCTCGCGGATATGCTGTTCCTGCTGTCGGACGAGACGATTCCGGTGTGGTGGACGCAGCGGCCGGATCAGCATCCCGTGCTCACGGGATGGTTCGGCGGTCCGCGAACGGCGGAGCTGTCGCATCTCGATTCGCCGGAGCTGATCGATGCGGCGATCTCGTCGCTCGCCGCAATCTTCGGCATTCCGCGCGAGGACATTGCGCGAGAGGTCGTGGCGGCGTCGGCCACCAATTGGGCGCATGATCGCTTTGCCCGTGGCGCCTATTCCTGGGCGACGCCGCGGACGCGCGCGGCGCAGGAGAGTCTCGCGCGCGCCGATGGCCCCGTGCTGTTCTCGGGCGAGGCGCTCTATCGCGGCCGCGACATGGGCACGGTCGAGGCGGCGCTCGCGAGCGGTCTGGAGACGGCTGGCTTCATCTTGCAGCGCTGA
- a CDS encoding helix-turn-helix transcriptional regulator, which yields MRVLAPHIRRAVTISNLFDMKTVEAATFSATVEALTAGVVLVDEDSKIVHSNAVATAMLAAGDPILTRHGRIAVQSTATTTSLQSAIAQAAKDEAALGQKGIGIPILRESGDPLVIHVLPLRRGHMRAGLIQRAAAALFVASASEPPQISHLALTQLYDLTPAEIRIFELICEGHTRDAISGLLGVSVATVKSHLLHVFEKTGCRRQVDLVRLAKSLTFPV from the coding sequence TTGCGCGTTCTCGCACCTCACATCCGCCGCGCCGTGACGATCAGCAATCTGTTCGACATGAAGACCGTGGAAGCCGCGACATTCTCCGCGACCGTGGAGGCCCTGACAGCAGGTGTCGTCCTGGTGGACGAGGATTCGAAGATCGTTCACAGCAACGCAGTCGCCACCGCGATGCTCGCGGCCGGCGATCCGATTTTGACGCGACATGGCCGGATCGCGGTTCAGTCCACGGCGACGACCACCTCATTGCAATCGGCGATCGCACAGGCCGCGAAGGACGAGGCGGCACTCGGCCAGAAAGGCATCGGCATCCCGATCCTTCGTGAGAGCGGCGACCCGCTCGTCATCCACGTTCTGCCGCTGCGACGCGGCCACATGCGCGCCGGGCTGATCCAGCGCGCCGCCGCCGCGTTGTTCGTGGCGTCGGCGTCCGAGCCGCCGCAGATCTCCCACCTTGCCCTCACCCAGCTCTATGACCTGACGCCGGCCGAGATCCGCATCTTCGAGCTGATCTGCGAAGGACACACACGCGACGCGATCTCGGGTTTGCTCGGCGTGTCCGTCGCCACCGTGAAGAGCCATCTGCTTCATGTGTTCGAGAAGACAGGCTGCCGCCGCCAGGTCGACCTGGTCAGGCTCGCCAAGTCGCTGACATTCCCGGTGTGA
- a CDS encoding RibD family protein, with product MKPYIICLMHSSLDGRTHPSRWRPKGAHSDWFEKIHDELGGDAWVIGRVTGSEFAKGKPYPATSSEKLPRENWFARRDAKTFGVVLDAQGKIGWGRSDIGGDPIVVVLTESVPDSHLAGLRGEGVSYIFAGQSEINLALAVEILNRELGVKRLLVEGGGVANGAFLRAGLIDEFNLILSPAIDGAKGAPFVFDSTDADSDKRAPLTAMTLESTRQLGGGVLLLRYLIQNDAAGR from the coding sequence ATGAAGCCCTACATCATCTGCCTGATGCATTCGAGCCTCGATGGTCGCACGCATCCCAGCCGTTGGCGCCCGAAAGGCGCGCACAGCGACTGGTTCGAGAAGATCCATGACGAGCTCGGCGGCGATGCCTGGGTGATCGGCCGCGTCACCGGCTCGGAGTTTGCCAAGGGCAAGCCCTATCCCGCGACGAGTAGCGAAAAACTGCCGCGCGAAAACTGGTTCGCGCGGCGCGATGCGAAGACCTTTGGCGTGGTGCTCGATGCGCAGGGCAAGATCGGCTGGGGCCGCTCGGATATCGGCGGCGATCCGATCGTCGTGGTGCTCACCGAGAGCGTGCCGGATTCGCATCTCGCCGGCCTGCGCGGCGAGGGCGTGTCCTATATCTTCGCAGGTCAATCCGAGATCAACCTCGCATTGGCGGTCGAGATCCTCAATCGCGAGCTCGGCGTCAAGCGCCTGCTGGTGGAGGGTGGCGGTGTCGCCAATGGCGCGTTCCTGCGCGCCGGCCTGATCGACGAATTCAACTTGATCCTCAGCCCCGCGATCGACGGTGCCAAGGGCGCTCCCTTCGTGTTCGATTCGACGGACGCCGACAGCGACAAGCGCGCACCGCTCACCGCGATGACGCTGGAGAGCACGCGGCAGCTCGGCGGCGGCGTGCTGTTGCTGCGCTACCTGATCCAGAACGACGCCGCCGGCCGATAA
- a CDS encoding cysteine hydrolase family protein produces the protein MPHPRPALIVVDVQRAFDEWEAAGKRRNNPDAVARIVDLLAAFRASGAPIFHIRHEGTKPNSTFLPSRSGYAVKDEAREQPGEPVIVKRVNSAFIGTDLETRLRTSDIATVVICGATTNHCVETTTRMAGNLGFDAALVRDATWTFDRVGPDGDTHSAESIHAMTLSNLNGEFARIVTTNDVVTSLADMRQ, from the coding sequence ATGCCCCACCCCCGTCCCGCCCTCATCGTCGTCGACGTCCAGCGTGCATTCGACGAATGGGAGGCGGCGGGCAAGCGGCGCAACAATCCGGATGCGGTGGCGCGCATCGTTGACCTGCTCGCGGCATTCAGGGCGAGCGGTGCGCCGATCTTCCACATCCGCCACGAAGGCACCAAGCCGAACTCGACGTTCCTGCCCTCGCGCAGCGGTTACGCCGTCAAGGACGAGGCGCGCGAACAGCCCGGCGAGCCCGTGATCGTGAAGCGCGTCAACAGCGCCTTCATCGGCACCGATCTCGAGACGCGCCTGCGCACAAGCGACATCGCCACGGTCGTGATCTGCGGCGCCACCACCAATCATTGCGTGGAGACGACGACGCGGATGGCCGGCAATCTCGGCTTCGACGCGGCCCTCGTGCGTGATGCGACCTGGACGTTCGACCGCGTCGGTCCCGATGGCGACACGCATTCGGCCGAATCCATTCACGCGATGACGCTGTCGAATCTCAATGGCGAATTTGCCCGCATCGTGACCACGAACGACGTCGTCACCTCGCTCGCAGACATGCGACAATAA
- a CDS encoding ATP-binding protein: MMRTLDWSGSPLGAPRRWSQALKTTVGMMLAAQAQIVLFWGPDFVALYNDAYAPGIGANHPRALGRPAIENWGELWDDLEPLLAGVRNTRKTFAAKDRPFYVERHGYGETSYWDVSYSAVLDDDGSVGGVLCLVSETTERVLGEAQLRASEARYRELNATLEQRVAERTAERHLLATIVETTDGQIQALDLDYHWLAINTSCADAYQRIYGKRPKVGDSMHEFLADRPEHLAAATAIWGRALTGEAFTNIEEFGDPKFDRRVFEMKFEALRAADGTRIGAFLTGVDVTDRLEEQARLAQAEEALRQAQKMEAMGQLTGGVAHDFNNLLTPIVGLLDRFQRRGIGDEREHRLIAGAIQAADRAKTLVQRLLAFARRQPLQAVPVNISRLVTDMGELISSTTGPQIQVTVDTPEGLPEAMADPNQIEMAILNLSVNARDAMPDGGSLRISAKARTIERAHGSDLAPGTYVCISVADNGIGMDDETLAHAVEPFFSTKGIGQGTGLGLSMVHGLASQLGGALTIKSAVGAGTTVELWLPVSHAAAGAIDAVTQPRLRPLPAGTALLVDDEPLVRMSTAEMLSELGYRVVEASSAEDALRRVRDGLRPNLLVTDHLMPGMSGTDLGLALRNQYPEIQVLVVSGYANNEGITPDLSRLTKPFRSDELAASLANLAKAGR, from the coding sequence ATGATGCGCACCCTCGATTGGTCGGGCTCGCCGCTCGGCGCGCCCCGCCGATGGTCCCAGGCCCTGAAGACGACGGTCGGCATGATGCTGGCCGCGCAAGCCCAGATCGTCCTGTTCTGGGGCCCCGATTTCGTCGCGCTCTACAATGACGCCTACGCACCGGGCATCGGCGCCAATCATCCCCGCGCCCTCGGCCGGCCCGCGATCGAGAACTGGGGCGAGCTGTGGGACGATCTCGAACCGCTGCTGGCCGGCGTCCGCAATACGCGAAAGACATTCGCGGCGAAGGACCGTCCCTTTTACGTCGAGCGTCATGGCTACGGCGAGACCAGCTATTGGGACGTCTCCTACTCGGCCGTACTCGATGACGATGGCTCGGTCGGCGGCGTGCTGTGCCTCGTCTCCGAGACGACCGAACGCGTGCTCGGCGAGGCGCAGTTGCGGGCGAGCGAAGCACGCTACAGGGAGCTCAATGCCACGCTGGAGCAACGCGTTGCCGAACGCACCGCCGAGCGTCATCTGCTCGCCACCATCGTGGAAACCACCGACGGGCAGATCCAGGCGCTCGATCTCGACTACCACTGGCTCGCCATCAACACATCCTGCGCCGATGCCTATCAGCGCATCTACGGCAAGCGGCCGAAGGTCGGCGATTCCATGCACGAATTCCTGGCCGACCGGCCCGAGCATCTTGCGGCGGCGACGGCGATCTGGGGCCGGGCGCTGACCGGCGAAGCCTTTACCAACATCGAGGAGTTCGGCGATCCCAAGTTCGACCGCCGCGTCTTTGAAATGAAATTCGAGGCGCTCCGCGCCGCCGACGGCACGCGGATCGGCGCGTTCCTGACCGGCGTCGACGTGACCGATCGTCTGGAGGAGCAGGCGCGGCTCGCTCAGGCCGAGGAAGCTCTGCGCCAGGCCCAGAAGATGGAGGCCATGGGCCAGCTCACCGGCGGCGTCGCGCACGATTTCAATAATCTGCTGACGCCGATTGTCGGTCTGCTCGACCGGTTTCAGCGCCGGGGCATTGGCGACGAGCGCGAGCATCGCCTGATCGCCGGCGCCATCCAGGCCGCCGACCGCGCCAAGACGCTGGTGCAGCGCCTGCTGGCCTTCGCGCGCCGGCAACCGCTGCAGGCTGTCCCGGTCAACATCAGCCGGCTCGTCACCGACATGGGCGAGCTGATCTCCAGCACCACCGGGCCGCAGATCCAGGTGACGGTGGATACGCCGGAAGGACTTCCCGAAGCCATGGCCGATCCCAACCAGATCGAGATGGCGATCCTGAACCTCAGCGTGAACGCGCGCGACGCCATGCCCGACGGCGGAAGCTTGCGCATCTCCGCCAAGGCCCGGACGATCGAGCGCGCACACGGCTCGGACCTGGCGCCCGGCACCTATGTCTGCATCTCCGTTGCAGACAATGGCATTGGCATGGATGACGAGACGCTGGCCCATGCCGTCGAGCCGTTCTTCTCGACCAAGGGCATCGGACAAGGCACAGGCCTTGGCCTCTCGATGGTCCACGGTCTTGCTTCGCAGCTCGGCGGCGCACTGACGATCAAGAGCGCCGTGGGGGCAGGCACCACAGTCGAGTTGTGGCTGCCGGTCAGCCACGCCGCCGCGGGCGCGATCGATGCCGTCACGCAGCCCAGACTGCGACCACTTCCCGCCGGCACGGCACTGCTGGTGGACGACGAGCCGCTGGTGCGCATGAGCACCGCCGAGATGCTGAGCGAGCTCGGCTACAGGGTCGTCGAAGCCAGCTCCGCCGAGGACGCGCTTCGGCGCGTCAGGGACGGCCTGCGGCCGAACCTGCTGGTCACCGACCACCTGATGCCCGGCATGAGCGGCACGGACCTCGGCCTCGCGCTGCGCAACCAATATCCCGAGATCCAGGTCCTCGTCGTCTCAGGCTACGCCAACAACGAAGGCATCACGCCGGACCTGTCGCGGCTGACAAAGCCGTTCCGGAGCGACGAGCTGGCGGCGAGCCTGGCTAATCTCGCAAAGGCCGGGCGGTAG
- a CDS encoding heme-binding beta-barrel domain-containing protein, translating into MLPIPADIFTEQEDVSPDSLANLGPLRRLAGTWQADKGIDINPKAEGPERRTFIEHIRMDPIDPQANGPQLFYGLRYHIHINTPEEDITFHDQVGYWLWEAATGLIMQTLAIPRGQVLLASGQAKPDDKTISVTAKRGDTAYGICSTDFLEQAFRTDSYRCDITFNDDGSWSYEIQTELFVRGAPFNHHDSNTLKLVAPPKLNPLAVIVNDREKGNKPA; encoded by the coding sequence ATGCTCCCCATTCCCGCCGACATCTTCACCGAACAAGAGGACGTTTCGCCCGACAGTCTTGCCAATCTCGGGCCGCTCCGCCGGCTCGCCGGCACCTGGCAGGCGGACAAGGGCATCGACATCAATCCGAAAGCGGAAGGCCCGGAGCGGCGGACCTTCATCGAGCACATCCGGATGGACCCGATCGACCCGCAGGCCAACGGTCCGCAGCTGTTCTATGGCTTGCGCTATCACATCCACATCAACACGCCCGAGGAAGACATCACCTTCCACGATCAGGTCGGCTACTGGCTGTGGGAGGCGGCGACCGGGCTGATCATGCAGACGCTGGCGATCCCGCGCGGGCAGGTGCTGCTGGCCTCCGGACAGGCCAAGCCGGACGACAAGACAATCTCCGTCACCGCGAAGCGCGGCGACACCGCTTACGGGATCTGTTCGACCGACTTCCTGGAACAAGCGTTCCGCACCGACAGTTACCGTTGCGACATCACCTTCAACGACGACGGCAGCTGGAGCTACGAGATCCAGACCGAGTTGTTCGTCCGCGGCGCGCCGTTCAATCATCATGACAGCAACACGCTCAAGCTGGTCGCGCCGCCGAAACTCAATCCGCTCGCGGTGATCGTGAACGATCGCGAGAAGGGCAATAAACCGGCCTGA
- a CDS encoding DUF3088 domain-containing protein — protein MTRDRLFLLRQGFEDPAYPGRRFFCWHCALIEGLLTSFPALADRFDVERIAWPKPRQDVIALVGEENQWLPLLVLADGTTSPHQTGSHHGRAFIADKDAILAALSERHGFPEPHP, from the coding sequence ATGACACGTGATCGGCTGTTTCTGCTGCGCCAGGGTTTCGAAGACCCGGCCTATCCCGGCCGCCGCTTCTTTTGCTGGCACTGCGCGCTGATCGAAGGTCTGCTCACCTCATTTCCTGCGCTGGCCGACAGGTTCGACGTCGAGCGCATCGCCTGGCCGAAGCCGCGACAGGATGTGATCGCGCTGGTCGGTGAGGAGAATCAGTGGCTGCCGTTGCTCGTGCTCGCGGACGGCACCACATCGCCGCATCAGACCGGCAGCCATCACGGGCGCGCCTTCATCGCCGACAAGGACGCCATCCTCGCCGCGCTGTCCGAGCGCCACGGCTTTCCCGAACCGCATCCGTAG